From a single Solanum dulcamara chromosome 4, daSolDulc1.2, whole genome shotgun sequence genomic region:
- the LOC129884357 gene encoding putative F-box protein At1g20657: protein MKKINSERSEPSIPQEIMFEIFSWLPIKSLMRFRCVSILCNSLVSESDFKDIHRCRSRTRKKFFLYESESVFYSAEQKEDGKDSTAFLQIERLVLTLGIDKLWRETKSSLRFMPKPGVYINGVLYKFLYHGEHRLV from the exons ATGAAGAAGATAAATTCTGAGAGAAGTGAACCGTCAATTCCTCAAGAAATAATGTTTGAAATATTCTCGTGGCTTCCTATCAAGTCATTAATGCGTTTTAGGTGCGTTTCCATATTATGTAATTCTCTTGTATCGGAATCAGATTTTAAGGATATACATAGATGTCGCTCTAGGACCCGAAAAAAATTCTTTCTATACGAAAGTGAATCAGTTTTTTACAGTGCTGAGCAAAAAGAAGATGGAAAAGACTCTACTGCCTTTCTTCAAATTGAGAGAT TGGTTCTTACTTTAGGTATAGACAAGTTATGGAGAGAGACTAAAAGCTCCCTTCGTTTTATGCCCAAGCCCGGGGTTTACATCAATGGAGTTCTGTATAAGTTTCTTTACCATGGCGAACACAGACTGGTATAG
- the LOC129885073 gene encoding putative F-box protein At3g10240 produces MNPSIPKEIVIQIFTWLPVKSIMRFKCVTKFLNSLISESYFTDIHTTHSMTRLGGRKYFLDGSEFYCTSDQEREDVKSSASGVVQIQSFDELPFYIPVGSNLSCANGLFCIQKPAAILNPSTGHVRFLPKLNDNLSMLYYWLGFEPEENKYKVLLTRTTISKPYLKHRVFTLGIDESWRETQSFPYHVMSKHGICINGVIYMFVFHDELLAIDAFDLKTESSKLIVLKNASKWWYYELIEVKGQLAIIDYEKWSREYIHLRVLGQIQKEEEWESHIIHYPSMWKHIPPHVISDVILSCMACDGQILFILNLESGILCSCYDVTRQSWRKIETKGLPTNHRIKRIYSYVETLVM; encoded by the coding sequence ATGAATCCATCAATTCCCAAAGAAATAGTCATTCAAATATTCACATGGCTTCCTGTCAAGTCCATAATGCGTTTCAAGTGCGTTACCAAATTCCTTAATTCTCTTATTTCCGAATCATATTTTACGGATATTCATACAACTCACTCTATGACCCGTCTGGGTGGAAGAAAATACTTTTTGGATGGATCGGAATTTTATTGCACTTCTGATCAGGAAAGGGAAGATGTAAAATCCTCTGCTTCCGGCGTTGTTCAAATTCAGAGTTTTGATGAACTCCCCTTCTATATCCCTGTAGGTTCTAATTTAAGTTGCGCTAACGGTTTATTTTGCATTCAGAAACCTGCTGCAATTTTAAACCCTAGTACAGGACACGTAAGATTTCTTCCCAAACTAAATGATAATTTGTCTATGCTTTACTATTGGTTAGGTTTTGAGCCAGAAGAAAACAAGTACAAAGTTCTTTTGACAAGAACTACTATTAGCAAACCGTACCTAAAACACCGGGTTTTCACATTAGGCATAGACGAATCATGGAGAGAGACTCAAAGCTTCCCCTATCATGTTATGTCCAAGCATGGGATTTGCATCAATGGAGTTATCTATATGTTTGTTTTCCATGATGAACTACTTGCTATAGATGCATTTGATCTTAAAACTGAAAGTTCCAAACTTATTGTATTGAAGAATGCATCTAAGTGGTGGTATTACGAGTTGATAGAGGTGAAGGGTCAGCTAGCAATCATTGATTATGAAAAATGGTCACGTGAATATATCCACTTGCGGGTTTTAGGACAAattcagaaagaagaagaatgggaGAGTCATATCATTCACTATCCTTCAATGTGGAAGCACATACCACCACATGTCATATCCGACGTCATATTATCATGCATGGCTTGTGATGGGCAGATTTTATTCATCCTCAACTTAGAGTCAGGTATTTTATGCTCGTGTTATGATGTCACAAGAcaaagttggagaaaaatagAAACAAAGGGGCTTCCTACGAATCATCGCATCAAACGCATTTATAGTTACGTAGAAACACTAGTTATGTAG